AAGCCTTAGATAATATTGACTCTGGGCAGGTGTCAAATGACTTCAATGAAATGTCACAAAATTGcgacaaaataaacaaagatgcATTTCGAGAAATCTTTCTGCTGCCAGATAAGAATAATGTTGATAAAGGTGACGGTAGTTACAGAAACTTTCAGGGCTTCAGCAAACCTTTTCCAAATGGATCGAATTTCCTCCAAACCTCTGAGGGTGTTTTAATTAACGTTGGAAATGTAACAGTCTCAGTTAATAACAACGGTGGCAATTGTATAACATCTACTACAGGAAGTGGATTCTTTACAAATCCCTCGAGCTACGGTGATGATATGATACAGCCAAACTTTTACAACCAACGGCCCCAAGCAATCCGTAACGGATATAATAACAACTACGAGAATGATAATACAAAAgagtattttaatgaaaataactataatttgtttaaaaacgcATTTGAAATTGCTGcaaaaaatggaaaatatgCAAACAATGAAGGGTTTTCTGAGTAtcctaattataataatcaatttaattgttacaatCAAAGATATGAATATAACAATCAAATGAGCCTCGTTCAATCGAACATTTATATTGATGAGCAGAGATATAGGAGTTTTTGtagaaatcaaaatattgtgaatgctaaaatctaattttagcTCTAATTGAGGacctttttatgtataattcttTCCTAGTCATTTAatacaaagttatattttgtaaaatatatttttaccaaaGACTGTGTTTagacaataaatattgtaatatagattatataggCACATTGATATCTAGTcatgttttaatgaaatataggtttattttataataacgttgccatttttatttccaaaagaAATCCCTACTAAATAAATGAACATACTACGAACACAAAAAGGTTCATATGGCTTACACTCGTAAacctacatttaaaaaaaattcataatgtAATTctgtctttatataaataaataataaattatttgcagAGAAAGTGTCAATGTGTCaaaaaatccgcacaatcaGCCATAAAAAATAGGCATGGCAATgtcacattaattattataatatcagaTAATCAAACTCtgttataaattcatattatagacattttttcAACAGATATACTTCGCAAAATTTTtgcctaaaataaatacagtttgtaggttatttcaataataaaactaaacgcCAACTTACACTTGATTTGCTCAACAATACAAGAGCCAtgaatataaatcaaaacGGAACAATGGTTGTTAAAGAGCGAAAAGTTGTGAATGCACCCCTGCGCAAACGCATTGTActtaatctatataatatatatataaaaccacCCTTTTGCCTTTGGAATAAGGATCAAGATTAAATCGGTTAAAATAGGGGCACCCGTTGACTCGAGTTACTAATGTTTGCTTTGAAAATTCGTTATGGCCTATTTTGTTGGTAGTATTTGCTCCCGGAGTTGAACATGATTTCTATTgacgaattattattattaaatatacggTTCAATGACTATATTTTACCGATTACATCAGTTTTGCGTGTTTAGTTTAACATTGACAAACGTCTgttcatattacaaatattaatacgtAGTGAAGGTTTTAGTGAGCGCGGGAAATGACGGCccgtagaaaatattttataatttctgggAGGCggtcatgaaaataaaagaagaggCGGAAATTTCTACACTAAATCCT
This DNA window, taken from Pieris rapae chromosome 16, ilPieRapa1.1, whole genome shotgun sequence, encodes the following:
- the LOC110991755 gene encoding basic helix-loop-helix neural transcription factor TAP; this translates as MFGTNFDEFCDFNDSICSNDSGFERSYTDSLATPTSNITPIKSNKTDLGISLTPSKDSPIRRRLFTEEFQFPFQTPTEDIKPFEDFHPIGITSTPIKAKDKKLKDTTKPKRKYANGKNRVTRSKSPTQIMRIKRNRRIKANDRERNRMHMLNEALDRLRCVLPTFPEDTKLTKIETLRFAHNYIFALSQTLEALDNIDSGQVSNDFNEMSQNCDKINKDAFREIFLLPDKNNVDKGDGSYRNFQGFSKPFPNGSNFLQTSEGVLINVGNVTVSVNNNGGNCITSTTGSGFFTNPSSYGDDMIQPNFYNQRPQAIRNGYNNNYENDNTKEYFNENNYNLFKNAFEIAAKNGKYANNEGFSEYPNYNNQFNCYNQRYEYNNQMSLVQSNIYIDEQRYRSFCRNQNIVNAKI